Proteins encoded within one genomic window of Marasmius oreades isolate 03SP1 chromosome 4, whole genome shotgun sequence:
- a CDS encoding uncharacterized protein (BUSCO:EOG09263F11), whose translation MPSATEKDWSDSDDDIPSDVETSVSLGLPDGALQEESDLYDAAVSRIGGRPAFLQSVEPPLSCSQCENCSSLMELLLQIYCPFEDSPMDRALYVWGCSKSGCQGASGSVRAWRGLRHNEEYAKKLENKLARKRERETKVKATSEATRSEGGTANPFSVKTPPDAAAPFTFGTQIFGDPPAQEEEVNGQPGDESDHESISSEESLVTAMATTTLDESPWRSVPSYPAIYLSTSAEYIPAESTPKMVPKLSDGNEKDDVGTWGSEAYENSLNMDQVFDRFSKRVGYEGEQCIRYELNGVPLPFASDSVFEQLFPLPPENPLPVTKGEFKVVLNRKRMYAPAIMECPDCKGKRVFECQLMPNLINVLRPKEDRESKKMTEEERRKHVQMVLKGEGEFGMSWGTCLIFSCKNDCCEGKEGWKEEPVLVQWDK comes from the exons ATGCCCTCTGCCACTGAGAAAGATTGGTCAGACTCGGACGATGATATTCCATCTGATGTAGAGACTTCCGTCTCTCTTGGTTTACCTGATGGTGCCCTCCAGGAGGAGTCAGATCTATACGATGCCGCTGTGTCGAGGATAGGTGGACGTCCT GCATTTCTTCAGTCCGTGGAACCCCCACTGAGTTGCTCGCAATGTGAAAACTGCTCCAGCCTCATGGAGTTGCTGCTGCAAATATACTGTCCGTTTGAGGATAGCCCAATGGACCGTGCATTGTATGTATGGGGATGCTCTAAGTCTGGCTGTCAAGGAGCATCAGGAAG TGTCCGCGCTTGGCGAGGCTTGCGTCACAACGAAGAATATGCAAAGAAATTGGAGAATAAACTTGCCAGAAAACGCGAGCGCGAAACAAAGGTGAAAGCGACATCAGAAGCCACGAGGTCCGAAGGTGGTACCGCTAATCCCTTTTCA GTGAAAACACCTCCAGATGCTGCAGCTCCGTTCACCTTCGGTACTCAGATCTTTGGAGATCCTCCCGCGCAAGAGGAAGAAGTGAACGGCCAACCCGGGGACGAATCGGACCATGAGTCCATATCGTCCGAGGAATCTTTAGTGACTGCGATGGCAACCACTACCTTGGACGAATCTCCGTGGAGGTCAGTACCGTCGTACCCTGCAATATACCTTTCCACTTCTGCAGAGTATATTCCCGCCGAATCAACACCAAAGATGGTGCCCAAACTGTCGGATGGAAACGAAAAGGACGACGTCGGAACATGGGGATCCGAAGCATATGAAAACTCCCTGAATATGGATCAAGTGTTTGATCGTTTCTCAAAACGAGTCGGGTACGAGGGAGAGCAATGTATCAG GTATGAGTTGAACGGAGTGCCTTTACCGTTTGCGTCCGACTCTGTATTCGAACAACTGTTTCCCTTACCACCAGAGAATCCGCTTCCCGTTACGAAGGGTGAATTCAAGGTAGTCTTGAACCGGAAACGAATGTATGCTCCCGCCATTATGGAATGTCCGGATTGCAAAGGGAAGCGAGTATTCGAATGTCAACTAATGCCGAACCTGATCAACGTATTGCGGCCAAAAGAAGACAGGGAAAGCAAAAAGATGACTGAGGAAGAGCGGAGAAAGCATGTACAGATGGTGTTGAAGGGTGAAGGCGAATTTGGAATGTCATGGGGCACATGCTTGATATTTTCATGCAAGAATGACTGTTGTGAAGGCAAAGAGGGATGGAAAGAAGAGCCTGTACTTGTACAATGGGATAAATAG
- a CDS encoding uncharacterized protein (BUSCO:EOG09260WGT), translating to MYYPQVQTSQNELWQHSLYAPHNPHNPAINSNALHGHPIHPQQHVLSPPLTQHWQQQLLKYENSRSARSPHHRAKVSMLASRSVPKAAIPITNPNAAKPPPPPAAESTPDVNHPSSTVAPIAEAEAPRPINQQKPPENNWMTLDMGGVQIKSLPKTSSLWSFKFLVTLYLNHNSLPSIPSEIAQLRHLELLDISANQLTAVPPELGMLTSLKEFYLFDNHIATLPHELGTLHQLQTLGVEGNPLDPQLKSLIQEKGTQHLISYLRDSCPVPAPPPAREHRDVLSSSERASLDAEVISVLCYNILCSKYATERLYGYTPQWALDWDYRKELILTEVMNYNCDFLCLQEVDVAQYDGFFLTHLGKAGYNGVHFPKSRYKTMVGESEEKRRLVDGCATFYKRDRWILVSEHLVEFSRLAMGRTDFKKTEDMFNRVLGKDTIATVCLMESRETGTRVLVANIHVHWDPRFRDVKLVQVALLLDEIEGLAEEFARLPVRLSNEETHEEAGDLLDKPRRPRTAPSTYTSPTQIPLIIAGDFNSVPSSGVYEFLSTGQLAKDHPDFMGHMYGRYTSEGLKHPFGLRSAYNVVAGPYQPPSPPEVKLTPNGHPRPIKESSGVGGNAGHGELLTMTNYTPSFQGVLDYIWYSVGNLGVNAVLGGVDERYLEKVVGFPNAHFPADHICLATEFRVKPPKDTSSKPPLLPQTPSQ from the exons ATGTACTACCCACAAGTCCAGACCTCGCAGAACGAGCTCTGGCAGCACTCTCTCTACGCTCCTCACAACCCACACAATCCTGCAATCAATTCCAATGCACTTCACGGTCACCCCATCCATCCTCAACAACATGTCCTCTCCCCTCCCCTCACTCAACATTGGCAACAGCAGCTTCTCAAATATGAAAACAGCAGGTCTGCTCGTAGTCCCCATCATCGAGCAAAGGTCAGCATGCTCGCTTCACGATCCGTTCCAAAAGCTGCGATTCCCATAACCAACCCCAATGCTGCTAAACCTCCACCGCCCCCAGCGGCGGAGTCAACTCCCGATGTCAATCACCCATCATCTACCGTCGCTCCCAtagcagaagcagaagctCCGAGACCAATCAATCAGCAGAAGCCTCCAGAGAACAATTGGATGACGTTAGATATGGGGGGCGTGCAGATCAAGAGCCTTCCAAAGACTTCATCTTTATGGAGTTTCAAATTTCTCGTTACCCTCTACCTCAACCATAATTCTCTCCCTTCCATCCCATCCGAAATCGCCCAACTTCGACACCTCGAATTACTCGACATTTCTGCCAATCAACTCACCGCGGTTCCTCCTGAACTGGGAATGCTCACCTCGTTGAAGGAGTTTTACCTATTCGATAACCACATTGCAACCCTTCCGCATGAGCTGGGTACTTTACACCAACTCCAGACACTTGGCGTCGAGGGTAACCCGCTAGATCCCCAACTCAAATCGCTCATACAAGAAAAAGGAACGCAGCATCTCATCTCATATCTTAGGGATTCATGTCCAGTACCAGCACCGCCTCCGGCGAGAGAGCATCGCGATGTTTTGTCCTCCTCCGAACGCGCCTCGTTAGATGCCGAGGTCATCAGCGTGTTGTGTTATAATATACTGTGTTCCAAGTACGCGACCGAGCGCCTTTATGGATACACTCCTCAATGGGCACTTGACTGGGATTATCGCAAAGAACTCATCCTCACTGAGGTTATGAACTACAACTGCGATTTCCTTTGTTTACAGGAAGTAGACGTCGCTCAATACGATggtttcttcttgacacACTTAGGAAAAGCCGGTTACAACGGTGTTCACTTTCCGAAGAGTAGATATAAGACCATGGTTGGGGAAAGTGAGGAAAAGAGGCGACTAGTGGATGGATGTGCCACGTTCTACAAACGGGATAGGTGGATACTCGTCAGCGAGCATTTGGTGGAGTTTTCCAGACTGGCGATGGGAAGGACTGATTTCAAAAAGACTGAGGATATGTTTAACCGTGTTTTAG GTAAAGATACGATAGCCACTGTCTGTCTTATGGAGTCTCGCGAGACAGGTACCCGAGTCCTCGTCGCCAACATCCATGTGCATTGGGATCCTCGATTTAGAGATGTCAAGTTAGTGCAGGTTGCCCTACTACTTGATGAAATTGAGGGACTTGCGGAAGAATTCGCAAGGCTACCGGTCCGGTTGAGCAATGAAGAGACTCACGAAGAAGCAGGAGACCTTTTGGACAAACCACGCAGGCCCCGCACAGCACCCTCTACGTATACATCTCCGACACAAATTCCTCTCATCATCGCTGGAGATTTTAACTCCGTACCCTCATCTGGTGTTTACGAATTTTTAAGCACCGGACAACTTGCTAAAGATCACCCTGACTTCATGGGTCACATGTACGGCAGATATACGAGTGAGGGTTTGAAACATCCTTTCGGTCTTCGAAGTGCCTACAACGTAGTTGCTGGACCTTATCAGCCACCATCCCCCCCTGAGGTGAAGCTCACCCCGAATGGTCACCCCAGGCCCATTAAAGAGTCTAGCGGGGTGGGAGGGAATGCAGGACACGGCGAGTTGTTAACAATGACGAACTATACCCCATCCTTCCAAGGCGTACTTGACTACATATGGTATTCGGTCGGGAATCTAGGGGTTAACGCTGTTCTTGGAGGCGTGGATGAAAGGTACCTGGAAAAGGTTGTGGGGTTTCCCAATGCTCATTTCCCTGCAGA TCACATATGCCTTGCTACAGAGTTCCGAGTCAAACCACCGAAAGACACCAGTTCTAAACCGCCATTATTGCCACAAACACCCTCACAGTAG